A window from Bosea sp. ANAM02 encodes these proteins:
- a CDS encoding UPF0262 family protein, translating into MSDVSTATNQRLVGLTLDENSLGRGTPDQEHERAVAIYDLIERNSFVIPEHDGGPYLAHLAMVERRLVFEIKQADGAPVVTHHLSLSPFRRIIKDYELVCDSYYAAIRTSTPTQIEAIDMGRRGLHDEAAGILAERLANKVEVDFDTARRLFTLIYALHWKG; encoded by the coding sequence ATGTCCGACGTCTCGACTGCCACGAACCAGCGCCTGGTCGGCCTGACCCTCGACGAAAATTCCCTCGGTCGCGGCACGCCCGATCAGGAGCACGAGCGCGCCGTCGCTATCTACGACCTGATCGAGCGCAACAGCTTCGTCATTCCCGAACATGACGGCGGCCCGTATCTCGCGCATCTCGCCATGGTCGAGCGGCGCCTCGTCTTCGAGATCAAGCAGGCCGATGGCGCGCCGGTCGTGACGCATCATCTCTCGCTCAGCCCGTTCCGGCGCATCATCAAGGATTACGAACTGGTCTGCGACAGCTACTACGCGGCGATCCGGACCTCGACGCCGACGCAGATCGAGGCGATCGACATGGGCCGGCGCGGCCTGCATGACGAGGCGGCCGGCATCCTGGCGGAACGGCTGGCCAACAAGGTCGAGGTCGATTTCGACACGGCGCGGCGCCTCTTCACGCTGATCTACGCGCTGCACTGGAAGGGCTGA
- a CDS encoding pilus assembly protein TadG-related protein: MLRLRNFARDQRGGTAILFAVSATVLLGFGAMAVDVGNFFYEKRKLQTANDLAALAAASDLPRARAAAQSSTVQNGFPGNAIQALQTGVYTPDPKLAPGARFVPSPATVANAVRIDMRTTAPLLLGRVLTSSAAAQAPSTAPRPPGSTPTVASLSSGDVPIGSSAIAVQDAQASFAVGSRLLRLDGGLLNSLLGGLLGGGISLSVMDYDALIKARIDLFDVSKRLATRLDLTAATYDDVLKADARLGDVLAAIVDASRDHDTRSGTATAALGRIASASASNLPVNLASLISFGPAGDKPLSGPKPLAASLSALDIVSAVAQIANGNRQIDVGLNLNLPGIAAASLKLGIGERPVGTSLMRVGRTGASVHTAQTRLLLTVDLVGSGAASLVRVLVYLELAAATARLTGIQCSPGDVSTSRVTLGVTPAVVDAWIGQVSMAEFNNFTRAPNPPAATLVNAAGLAKVTGRAHVTMTNLSEAAVSFSYPEIQRSDKKTTSTQNFVATLLGRLVGDLELRVEALGLGLGLPGLEGLVGGVIGAAATPLDQILNGVLGTLGIGLGQADSWVSGVRCGGAVLVR; encoded by the coding sequence ATGCTCAGGCTCAGGAACTTCGCCAGGGACCAGCGGGGCGGCACCGCGATCCTCTTCGCCGTCTCCGCCACGGTGCTGCTCGGCTTCGGCGCCATGGCCGTCGATGTCGGCAATTTCTTCTACGAGAAACGCAAGCTCCAGACCGCCAACGACCTCGCCGCTCTCGCGGCCGCGAGCGATCTGCCGCGGGCACGGGCCGCGGCCCAGTCCAGCACCGTCCAGAACGGCTTTCCAGGCAATGCGATTCAGGCGCTGCAGACAGGGGTGTATACGCCCGACCCAAAACTGGCGCCTGGAGCGCGTTTCGTTCCGAGCCCGGCCACGGTTGCTAACGCCGTAAGGATCGACATGCGGACCACAGCGCCGCTGCTGCTCGGCCGCGTGCTGACCTCGTCCGCCGCGGCCCAAGCGCCGAGCACCGCCCCGCGTCCGCCGGGCAGCACGCCAACCGTGGCAAGCCTCAGCAGCGGGGATGTGCCGATCGGCTCCAGCGCCATCGCCGTCCAGGATGCCCAGGCTTCCTTCGCCGTCGGCTCGCGCCTGCTCAGGCTTGATGGCGGCCTGCTCAACAGCCTGCTGGGCGGGCTGCTCGGCGGCGGCATCTCGCTCTCCGTCATGGATTACGACGCCCTGATCAAGGCGCGGATCGACCTGTTCGACGTCTCGAAGCGCCTCGCCACGCGCCTCGACCTGACGGCGGCGACCTATGACGACGTGCTGAAGGCGGATGCCCGCCTCGGCGACGTCCTGGCGGCCATCGTCGACGCCTCCCGCGACCATGATACGCGCAGCGGCACCGCCACCGCGGCGCTGGGCCGGATCGCGAGCGCCTCGGCGAGCAACCTGCCGGTCAATCTCGCCTCGCTGATCTCCTTCGGGCCAGCCGGCGACAAGCCGCTCTCCGGGCCGAAGCCGCTCGCGGCCTCGCTCTCGGCGCTCGACATCGTCTCGGCGGTGGCCCAGATCGCCAATGGCAACCGCCAGATCGATGTCGGGCTCAACCTGAACCTGCCGGGGATAGCCGCCGCCTCGCTCAAGCTCGGCATCGGCGAGCGGCCGGTCGGCACCAGCCTGATGCGGGTGGGGCGCACCGGTGCCAGTGTCCACACCGCGCAGACGCGGCTCCTGCTGACAGTCGATCTCGTCGGCTCGGGCGCAGCCTCGCTGGTCCGGGTGCTTGTTTATCTCGAACTCGCGGCCGCGACGGCCCGGCTCACCGGAATCCAGTGCTCGCCCGGCGACGTCTCGACCTCGCGGGTCACACTGGGCGTGACGCCGGCCGTGGTCGACGCCTGGATCGGGCAGGTCTCAATGGCGGAATTCAACAATTTCACCAGGGCGCCGAACCCGCCGGCCGCGACCCTCGTCAACGCCGCCGGGCTCGCCAAGGTCACGGGCCGGGCCCATGTGACGATGACCAATCTCTCCGAAGCCGCCGTCAGCTTCAGCTATCCGGAGATCCAGCGCAGCGACAAGAAGACGACCTCGACCCAGAATTTCGTCGCGACCCTGCTCGGGCGGCTCGTCGGCGATCTCGAACTGCGCGTGGAGGCGCTGGGGCTCGGCCTCGGCCTGCCCGGCCTCGAGGGGCTGGTCGGCGGCGTCATCGGCGCTGCGGCGACGCCGCTCGACCAGATCCTGAACGGCGTGCTCGGCACGCTCGGCATCGGGCTCGGCCAGGCCGATAGCTGGGTCAGCGGCGTGCGCTGCGGCGGTGCGGTGCTAGTACGGTGA
- a CDS encoding low molecular weight phosphatase family protein, which produces MCAMNAVRSPMAEALAKHFFGKSIYVQSAGARKGEPDGFVHAILDEIGIDLSKHKPKSVEELEEWEGLNFDLIITLSPEAHHKALDLTRTHAAEVEYWPTVDPTVFQGSREQKLDAYRDVRDGLIKRIKQRLQN; this is translated from the coding sequence ATGTGCGCGATGAACGCCGTGCGCTCGCCCATGGCCGAGGCCCTGGCCAAGCACTTCTTCGGCAAGTCGATCTATGTCCAGTCGGCCGGTGCCCGGAAGGGCGAGCCGGACGGCTTCGTGCACGCGATCCTCGACGAGATCGGCATCGATCTGAGCAAGCACAAGCCGAAATCGGTCGAGGAATTGGAGGAGTGGGAAGGGCTGAATTTCGACCTGATCATCACGCTCTCGCCCGAGGCCCATCACAAGGCGCTGGACCTGACGCGGACCCATGCCGCCGAGGTCGAATACTGGCCGACCGTCGATCCGACCGTGTTCCAGGGTTCGCGCGAGCAGAAGCTCGACGCCTATCGCGACGTCCGGGACGGCCTGATCAAGCGGATCAAGCAGCGGCTGCAGAACTAG
- a CDS encoding TadE/TadG family type IV pilus assembly protein: MPPALSRFSRNQRATTVIEFAFVAPILLLLLVGIMGYGYVFGIYHSIQQIAAEAARSSISGLSDAERSQIARDFITANAGSYAFIDPAKLRVRTGQTGPQMQSFEVAVAYDMSGSVYDNLSRMVSLPQPMIERRAIVQRGGY, from the coding sequence ATGCCGCCAGCCCTGTCCCGCTTCTCCCGGAACCAGCGCGCGACCACCGTGATCGAGTTCGCCTTCGTCGCGCCGATCCTCCTGCTGCTGCTGGTCGGCATCATGGGCTACGGCTATGTCTTCGGCATCTACCACAGCATCCAGCAGATCGCAGCCGAGGCGGCGCGATCGTCCATATCGGGCCTGAGCGACGCCGAGCGTTCCCAGATCGCCCGCGACTTCATCACCGCCAATGCCGGCTCCTACGCCTTCATCGACCCGGCCAAGCTACGAGTCCGCACCGGCCAGACCGGCCCGCAGATGCAGAGCTTCGAAGTCGCCGTCGCCTATGACATGAGCGGCTCGGTCTACGACAATCTCAGCCGAATGGTATCGCTACCACAACCCATGATTGAGCGCCGGGCGATCGTCCAGCGCGGCGGATATTGA
- a CDS encoding enoyl-CoA hydratase-related protein, with protein sequence MLQSLKTGAGGRGPTLLESCEVIDAIRYKAGFLPEVEIAYEPDIKTLWVTIRPELKPVFTLQLLDSLVKIQSAIVALWGAPDQYHRAPVRFLAFRGTGPFFTLGGDLDFYLDCLAKNDRAALTEYARLSAEGAIWNSGGLNGLVVTLSTIHAKAIGGGIDAPRSCNVMIAEEQASFVYPEIKFNHFPITAVAILSRRMGQRAAEQMLLSGEEMSAQDFMAAGGLEAVVPTGTGEDWIRKYCADSLPIHAAKTALFSAFNRRHGDLREELGHLGEIWTNCMLRLSPSAISKLQRIAQTQDRMLARVYQRHLAPV encoded by the coding sequence ATGTTGCAGTCCTTGAAGACCGGAGCGGGCGGCCGCGGGCCGACCCTGCTGGAGAGCTGCGAAGTCATCGATGCGATCCGCTACAAGGCAGGCTTCCTGCCGGAGGTGGAGATCGCCTATGAGCCGGATATCAAGACGCTCTGGGTCACGATCCGGCCCGAGCTGAAGCCCGTCTTCACGCTGCAACTGCTCGACAGCCTAGTGAAGATCCAGAGCGCGATCGTGGCGCTGTGGGGCGCGCCCGACCAGTATCATCGCGCCCCGGTGCGCTTCCTCGCCTTCCGCGGCACGGGGCCTTTCTTCACGCTCGGCGGCGATCTCGATTTCTATCTGGACTGCCTGGCCAAGAACGACCGCGCCGCGCTGACGGAGTACGCGAGGCTTTCGGCGGAAGGCGCGATCTGGAATTCCGGCGGCCTGAACGGCCTCGTCGTGACGCTCTCGACGATCCATGCCAAGGCGATCGGCGGCGGCATCGACGCCCCGCGCTCATGCAATGTCATGATCGCCGAGGAACAGGCTTCGTTCGTCTATCCGGAGATCAAGTTCAACCATTTCCCGATCACGGCGGTCGCGATCCTGTCGCGGCGCATGGGCCAGCGCGCCGCCGAGCAGATGCTGCTCTCCGGCGAGGAGATGAGCGCGCAGGACTTCATGGCGGCGGGCGGCCTCGAGGCGGTGGTACCGACGGGCACGGGCGAGGACTGGATCCGCAAATACTGCGCCGACTCGCTGCCGATCCATGCCGCCAAGACCGCGCTGTTCTCGGCCTTCAACCGTCGCCATGGCGATCTGCGTGAAGAGCTCGGCCATCTCGGCGAGATCTGGACGAATTGCATGCTGCGGCTCAGCCCGAGCGCGATCTCGAAGCTGCAGCGCATCGCACAGACCCAGGACCGGATGCTGGCGCGCGTCTACCAGCGCCACCTCGCCCCGGTCTGA
- a CDS encoding DUF2948 family protein produces the protein MSDDAADPLKLIALDADDLAIVSAHLQDAVLKAADLVYLPREKRFALALRRFDWEGAQRGQRRRRLTALHFDRVQSVRSAKLDKSDPDKVLNLLAVTFDLGDDPAGDVTLHFSEGAAIRLSVECIEAQMKDLGPVWEAAATPGHPDGA, from the coding sequence ATGTCAGACGATGCCGCCGATCCCCTGAAGCTCATCGCGCTCGATGCCGATGATCTCGCGATTGTCTCAGCCCATCTTCAGGATGCGGTGCTGAAGGCGGCCGATCTCGTCTATCTGCCGCGCGAAAAGCGCTTCGCGCTCGCGCTGCGACGCTTCGACTGGGAGGGCGCTCAGCGCGGCCAGCGCCGCCGCCGCCTGACCGCGCTGCATTTCGATCGTGTCCAGTCCGTGCGCAGCGCCAAGCTGGACAAGAGCGATCCCGACAAGGTCCTGAACCTCCTCGCTGTGACCTTCGATCTGGGCGACGACCCGGCCGGCGACGTGACGCTGCATTTCTCGGAAGGCGCGGCGATCCGCCTCTCGGTCGAATGCATCGAGGCCCAGATGAAGGATCTCGGACCGGTCTGGGAAGCCGCGGCCACGCCCGGTCACCCCGACGGCGCCTGA
- the hisD gene encoding histidinol dehydrogenase, which produces MPIRLDDRDARFAEGFAALLSAKREVSEEVDRVAADIIADIREKGDAALIDYTSRFDALDLTPGTLRVSEAEIDAAVVACSPELLAALETARERIETYHRRQKPVDSWVEDVAGVGTGWRWSAIEAVGLYVPGGTASYPSSVLMNAIPAKVAGVPRIVMVAPTPRGETNPLVLAAARLAGVDEVYRIGGAQAVAALAYGTAAIAPVAKIVGPGNAYVAAAKRRVFGQVGIDMIAGPSEVLVIADRSANPDWIAADLLAQAEHDVSAQSILMTDDAALATEVEKAVAAQLATLPRAEIAGQSWQEFGAILLVADLEAAVPLVDRLAPEHLEIMTADPERLAGLIRNAGAIFLGGHTPEAIGDYVGGPNHVLPTARSARFSSGLGVGDFMKRTSLLRCGPEGLRTLASAATQLAEAEGLQAHGRSVTIRLNL; this is translated from the coding sequence ATGCCGATCAGGCTCGACGACAGGGATGCCCGCTTTGCTGAGGGCTTCGCGGCGCTGCTTTCCGCCAAGCGCGAGGTCTCGGAGGAGGTCGACCGCGTCGCCGCCGACATCATCGCCGATATCCGCGAGAAGGGCGACGCGGCGCTGATCGACTATACCTCCCGCTTCGATGCGCTCGACCTGACGCCCGGGACCCTGCGCGTCTCCGAGGCCGAGATCGATGCGGCGGTCGTGGCCTGCTCGCCTGAGCTGCTGGCGGCGCTGGAGACGGCGCGCGAGCGGATCGAGACCTATCACCGCCGCCAGAAGCCGGTCGATTCCTGGGTCGAGGATGTGGCGGGCGTCGGCACCGGCTGGCGCTGGAGCGCGATCGAGGCGGTCGGGCTCTATGTGCCCGGCGGTACGGCGAGCTACCCGTCATCGGTCCTGATGAACGCCATCCCGGCGAAGGTCGCCGGCGTGCCGCGCATCGTCATGGTCGCGCCGACGCCGCGCGGGGAGACGAACCCGCTCGTGCTCGCCGCCGCCCGGCTCGCCGGCGTCGACGAAGTCTATCGCATCGGCGGCGCGCAGGCCGTCGCGGCGCTCGCCTACGGCACGGCGGCGATCGCCCCGGTCGCCAAGATCGTCGGCCCCGGTAACGCCTATGTCGCCGCCGCCAAGCGCCGGGTCTTCGGTCAGGTCGGCATCGACATGATCGCCGGCCCCTCCGAGGTGCTGGTGATCGCCGATCGCAGCGCCAATCCCGACTGGATCGCCGCCGACCTGCTGGCGCAGGCCGAGCACGATGTCTCCGCCCAGTCGATCCTGATGACCGACGATGCGGCACTGGCCACCGAGGTCGAGAAGGCGGTCGCGGCGCAGCTCGCGACGCTCCCGCGGGCGGAGATCGCCGGCCAGAGCTGGCAGGAATTCGGCGCGATCCTGCTCGTCGCCGATCTCGAGGCCGCCGTGCCGCTGGTCGACCGGCTCGCGCCCGAGCATCTCGAGATCATGACGGCCGATCCGGAGCGCCTCGCGGGCCTGATCCGCAATGCCGGCGCGATCTTCCTCGGCGGCCACACGCCGGAGGCGATCGGCGACTATGTCGGCGGCCCCAATCATGTCCTGCCGACGGCCCGCTCGGCCCGCTTCTCGTCCGGCCTCGGCGTCGGCGATTTCATGAAGCGGACCTCGCTCCTGAGATGCGGCCCCGAGGGCCTGCGAACGCTCGCATCCGCCGCCACGCAATTGGCTGAGGCAGAGGGCTTGCAGGCGCACGGCCGATCCGTGACGATCAGGCTTAATCTCTGA
- a CDS encoding methyl-accepting chemotaxis protein, translating to MIWTLSAVRHRVTQALLALGLLHLPLLALGFRVNGASGTVPVLLAALAAVLAVLIYRLAGPAIVTQLVIAAMLIGQVSILVFSFAGHPWQPDMHMYYFAILALLAGFCDWRPILLGAVLTALHHLVLQYVLPAAVFYQGGSLLRVMLHAVIVIIETAFLAIFAVVMQRMFAVNEQNLARAQEVAERERIAGEKERNLAEELGRRAETLRDVVAGFRAQMEQAMAVLDHSAAAMNTEAGALTETSDYVRRQTTMVSDSAAGTMDSIDHLSAASTELVASIGEIGRNAGQSADGSKVAADLARRASAEIEHLAQSSENVGAVVEIIRGIAAQTSMLALNATIEAARAGEMGRGFAVVASEVKTLSAQTAKATDEVSQQIGTMQQASQRSLKAIRDIVEAIGEVESVANAIALSVDEQSRATAEIAHQVRLSFEGAQRSADVAGGFEVMTRQTHGAAQQLQGAASVLAQQAQDIRQDVASFCGRVAAA from the coding sequence ATGATCTGGACGCTGTCAGCGGTACGCCACAGGGTCACGCAGGCTCTGCTCGCGCTCGGACTGCTCCATCTGCCGCTGCTCGCGCTGGGCTTCCGGGTCAATGGCGCGTCCGGTACTGTCCCGGTGCTGTTGGCCGCGCTCGCTGCGGTGCTCGCCGTTCTCATCTATCGCCTGGCTGGCCCGGCCATCGTGACGCAGCTCGTCATCGCGGCCATGCTGATCGGGCAGGTTTCGATCCTGGTGTTCAGCTTCGCCGGCCATCCCTGGCAGCCGGACATGCATATGTATTACTTCGCGATCCTGGCCCTGTTGGCCGGCTTCTGCGACTGGCGGCCGATCCTGCTCGGCGCCGTACTGACGGCCTTGCACCATCTCGTGCTGCAATATGTCCTGCCGGCGGCCGTCTTCTACCAGGGCGGCAGCCTGCTGCGGGTGATGCTTCATGCGGTGATCGTCATCATCGAGACGGCATTCCTGGCGATTTTCGCCGTCGTCATGCAACGCATGTTCGCCGTGAACGAGCAGAATCTGGCTCGGGCACAGGAAGTGGCCGAGCGCGAGCGCATCGCCGGCGAGAAGGAGCGCAATCTTGCCGAGGAGCTCGGCCGGCGTGCCGAGACGCTGCGCGATGTCGTCGCCGGCTTCCGTGCCCAGATGGAGCAGGCGATGGCGGTGCTCGATCATTCCGCCGCGGCGATGAACACCGAGGCCGGGGCGTTGACCGAAACATCCGACTATGTCCGGCGCCAGACCACGATGGTCTCGGATTCTGCCGCCGGCACCATGGACAGCATCGACCATCTCTCGGCCGCCAGCACCGAACTCGTCGCCTCCATCGGCGAGATCGGTCGCAATGCCGGCCAATCGGCCGACGGCTCGAAGGTGGCCGCCGATCTCGCCCGTCGTGCCAGCGCCGAGATCGAGCATCTCGCCCAGAGCAGCGAGAATGTCGGCGCCGTCGTCGAGATCATCCGCGGTATCGCTGCCCAGACCAGCATGCTCGCGCTCAATGCCACGATCGAAGCCGCGCGTGCCGGCGAGATGGGCCGCGGCTTCGCAGTCGTCGCCAGCGAGGTCAAGACGCTCTCGGCCCAGACCGCCAAGGCGACCGACGAGGTCTCGCAGCAGATCGGCACGATGCAGCAGGCCTCGCAGCGCTCGCTCAAGGCGATCCGCGACATCGTGGAGGCGATCGGCGAGGTCGAAAGCGTCGCCAATGCGATCGCGCTCTCGGTCGACGAACAGAGCCGCGCCACCGCTGAGATCGCCCATCAGGTTCGTCTGTCCTTCGAAGGCGCGCAGCGCAGCGCCGATGTCGCCGGCGGCTTCGAGGTCATGACCCGCCAGACCCATGGCGCCGCCCAGCAATTGCAGGGCGCGGCGAGCGTGCTCGCCCAGCAGGCGCAGGATATCCGCCAGGATGTCGCGAGCTTCTGCGGCCGGGTCGCCGCAGCCTGA
- the murA gene encoding UDP-N-acetylglucosamine 1-carboxyvinyltransferase has product MDKIRITGGQRLNGAIPISGAKNAALPLMIASLLTDETLTLTNVPRLSDVTALSRILSNQGVDRTVAGKRIGQSAETGQTIALTARQIVDTCAPYELVSTMRASFWVIAPILARMGEAKVSLPGGCAIGTRPVDLLLMALEKLGAEIAIENGYALARAPKGLKGGEIVFPKVTVGGTHTALMAAVLAQGTTVIENAACEPEVTDLAACLVKMGARIEGAGTPRIVVTGVARLGGAHHAVLPDRIEAGTYAMAVAMTGGDVILEGARPELLQSALDVLARAGVEIDATNEGIRVRRNGQGLTAVDIDTDPFPGFPTDLQAQFMALMTRAKGTSRIRETIFENRFMHVQELARLGAKIRLDGDVAHVEGVEKLTGAPVMATDLRASVSLVIGGLAAEGDTTINRVYHLDRGFEALEAKLGRCGALVERISG; this is encoded by the coding sequence ATGGACAAGATCCGCATCACCGGCGGCCAGCGCCTCAATGGCGCCATTCCGATCTCCGGCGCGAAGAACGCTGCCTTGCCGCTGATGATCGCGAGCCTGCTGACAGACGAGACGCTGACGCTGACCAACGTGCCGCGGCTCTCGGACGTGACGGCGCTCTCGCGCATCCTGTCGAACCAGGGCGTCGACCGCACCGTTGCCGGCAAGCGCATCGGCCAGTCGGCCGAGACCGGCCAGACCATCGCGCTCACCGCACGCCAGATCGTCGACACCTGCGCGCCCTATGAGCTGGTCTCGACCATGCGCGCGAGCTTCTGGGTGATCGCGCCGATCCTGGCCCGCATGGGCGAGGCCAAGGTCTCGCTGCCCGGCGGCTGCGCCATCGGCACGCGCCCGGTCGATCTGCTCTTGATGGCGCTGGAGAAGCTCGGCGCCGAGATCGCGATCGAGAACGGCTACGCGCTGGCGCGCGCGCCCAAGGGCCTGAAGGGCGGCGAGATCGTCTTTCCAAAGGTCACGGTCGGCGGCACCCATACCGCGCTGATGGCTGCCGTGCTCGCCCAGGGCACGACGGTGATCGAGAACGCCGCCTGCGAGCCGGAGGTCACCGATCTCGCCGCCTGCCTCGTCAAGATGGGCGCCAGGATCGAGGGGGCTGGCACCCCGCGCATCGTCGTCACCGGCGTCGCGCGTCTCGGTGGCGCGCATCACGCCGTGCTGCCCGATCGCATCGAGGCCGGCACCTATGCCATGGCCGTGGCGATGACCGGCGGCGACGTTATCCTGGAAGGCGCACGGCCGGAATTGCTGCAATCGGCCCTCGACGTGCTCGCCAGGGCCGGCGTCGAGATCGACGCGACCAACGAGGGCATCCGCGTGCGCCGCAACGGGCAGGGGCTGACGGCGGTCGATATCGATACCGATCCCTTCCCGGGCTTCCCGACGGACCTGCAGGCGCAGTTCATGGCGCTGATGACCCGGGCGAAGGGCACCTCGCGCATCCGCGAGACCATTTTCGAGAACCGCTTCATGCATGTGCAGGAACTCGCCCGGCTCGGCGCGAAGATCCGGCTGGACGGCGATGTCGCCCATGTCGAGGGCGTCGAGAAACTGACCGGCGCGCCGGTGATGGCGACGGACCTGCGCGCCTCGGTCTCGCTGGTGATCGGCGGGCTCGCTGCCGAAGGCGACACGACGATCAACCGCGTCTACCATCTCGATCGTGGCTTCGAGGCGCTGGAAGCCAAGCTCGGCCGCTGCGGCGCGCTGGTGGAACGCATCAGCGGCTGA